From the genome of Carassius gibelio isolate Cgi1373 ecotype wild population from Czech Republic chromosome A16, carGib1.2-hapl.c, whole genome shotgun sequence, one region includes:
- the LOC128030240 gene encoding small conductance calcium-activated potassium channel protein 3-like, whose amino-acid sequence MDPPPSLSLALLSASEDEEQRLPLPLGGLSHASLSGNYPGTNHSNHTGGNSSLERLNGTPSPTTPNLPPASLPKLPLSTTPIPNALHPTSTPLSSCLGSQHSLSGETSPVYNALFYSSHSPSTERERERGCKHRQASPLVHRRDSNPFTEIAMSSCKYSGGVMKPLSRLSASRRNLIESDSGSDTKEGGASGSQVTAASSQHSQPQTQNPPEIVISSKEDPPYGHAYELEASANQMSIYHQNHALSESRGVLGGVARGGTNGRRGGAVVGGPGRTASKASKRKNQNIGYKLGHRRALFEKRKRLSDYALIFGMFGIVVMVIETELSWGVYTKVRTLCTGNWGELFKSVQVYLYSAFFFAKQLYRKLRFYNIQ is encoded by the coding sequence ATGGATCCCCCTCCCTCTCTGAGTCTGGCCCTTCTCAGTGCGAGCGAAGACGAAGAGCAACGTCTGCCCCTTCCTCTCGGTGGTCTCTCCCATGCTTCCCTTTCTGGCAACTACCCTGGGACCAACCACTCGAATCACACTGGAGGCAACAGCAGCTTGGAGCGTCTCAATGGCACTCCGTCGCCCACCACACCGAACCTTCCCCCGGCATCGCTGCCCAAGCTGCCCTTGTCCACGACACCAATCCCCAACGCTCTCCACCCCACCAGCACACCGCTCTCCTCCTGCCTGGGCAGCCAACATAGCCTGAGCGGGGAGACCTCGCCTGTCTACAACGCTCTGTTCTACTCCTCTCATTCGCCTTCCACTGAGCGAGAGCGGGAGAGGGGATGCAAGCACAGGCAGGCCAGTCCGCTGGTGCACAGGCGGGACAGTAACCCCTTTACCGAGATTGCCATGAGCTCTTGCAAGTACAGCGGCGGCGTGATGAAGCCGCTCAGCCGCCTCAGTGCCTCCCGCCGGAACCTCATCGAGTCCGACAGCGGAAGTGACACCAAAGAGGGCGGGGCGAGTGGGAGCCAGGTGACCGCGGCCTCCTCTCAACACAGTCAGCCCCAAACCCAGAACCCCCCAGAGATTGTTATCTCCTCAAAAGAGGATCCTCCTTACGGACACGCTTACGAACTCGAGGCCTCGGCCAATCAAATGTCCATCTACCACCAGAACCACGCCCTCTCTGAGAGCAGGGGTGTGCTGGGAGGCGTGGCACGGGGCGGGACTAATGGAAGGAGGGGCGGTGCTGTCGTGGGAGGGCCGGGGAGGACCGCTTCCAAAGCCAGTAAACGTAAGAATCAGAACATTGGCTACAAACTAGGCCACAGGAGGGCACTGTTCGAAAAGAGGAAGAGACTTAGCGACTATGCGCTCATATTCGGCATGTTTGGCATTGTTGTCATGGTGATTGAGACCGAGCTGTCCTGGGGTGTCTACACTAAGGTGAGGACTTTGTGTACTGGCAACTGGGGTGAATTGTTCAaatcagttcaagtttatttgtatagcgcttttttttttgcaaagcagctttacagaaaattacgtttctacaatattcagtag
- the LOC128030005 gene encoding thrombospondin type-1 domain-containing protein 4-like produces MRAALNISVALVLFPIFMCHQTTRQSGSEGAAWRSWSSWGSWGECSRSCGRGVQEQTRVCLTQYPAAQNTPNPRRLTYGWRRANSSRISPGTYGYRTMPYSTPLQKESSRTAHKQRRSASNVPHRSYRTHQRSPYQNTRSHTATQHTRALMNTAAVQSPAPNPCPGAPNRHKICNSTACPSPSRPIRELQCSAFNTQLFMGRFYQWEPFNDVSSEQSCELNCLAVGFRFYVRQADRVMDGTPCGQNQTSVCVAGQCQVGIRYSLHYYASRCHFLICSS; encoded by the exons ATGAGAGCGGCTCTGAACATCAG tgTCGCTCTGGTTCTGTTTCCGATCTTCATGTGTCATCAGACAACAAGGCAG AGCGGTTCTGAAGGAGCGGCGTGGAGGTCGTGGAGCTCCTGGGGTTCGTGGGGCGAGTGTTCGCGCTCCTGCGGCCGAGGAGTTCAGGAACAGACCAGAGTCTGTCTGACACAGTATCCAGCAGCACAGAACACGCCGAACCCGAGACGCCTGACGTATGGATGGAG GCGAGCGAACAGTAGCCGCATCAGTCCAGGGACGTACGGATACAGAACGATGCCATATTCAACGCCTCTTCAGAAAGAATCCAGCCGAACGGCACACAAACAGAGACGATCAGCATCAAACGTCCCACACCGGAGCTACAGGACTCATCAGAGAAGCCCGTATCAAAACACTCGCTCTCACACAGCCACCCAACACACCCGAGCGCTGATGAACACCGCAGCCGTGCAGAGCCCAGCACCAAACCCCTGCCCTGGAGCCCCGAACCGGCACAAGATCTGCAACAGCACG GCCTGTCCGTCACCCAGCAGACCAATCAGAGAGCTGCAATGCTCCGCCTTCAACACGCAGCTCTTCATGGGACGATTCTACCAGTGGGAACCTTTTAATGACG TTTCCAGCGAGCAGAGCTGTGAGCTCAACTGCCTCGCCGTCGGCTTCCGTTTCTACGTGCGTCAGGCGGACAGAGTCATGGACGGCACTCCGTGTGGACAGAACCAGACGTCTGTGTGTGTGGCAGGACAGTGTCAGGTAGGAATCAGATACTCACTGCACTATTATGCTTCCAGGTGTCATTTTTTGATATGCTCGTCTTAG
- the LOC128030176 gene encoding double-stranded RNA-specific adenosine deaminase, translating to MVQPAYSTKDHPAGLRQPHVMTPGWMPLHPHHPDQLTVEVLNGTKGKVDSPKMEVSRVSKSNLFRLFRTVCQRAGRADLLALTSYAYAKKAATSFQDAKRLFFLALSQQGYGAWIGKPLEEKSFEGEARSADLRGGSGDGQEPGPPGCAVDPNSCMSSNNDNFTSAAQGF from the exons atggTTCAGCCGGCGTATTCTACGAAGGATCATCCAGCAGgcttgcggcaaccacatgtgatgaccccGGGCTGGATGCCGCTTCATCCACA TCATCCGGACCAGTTGACCGTGGAGGTGCTGAATGGCACCAAGGGCAAAGTggacag TCCCAAGATGGAGGTATCGCGGGTTTCCAAGTCCAATCTGTTCCGTCTCTTCCGCACTGTGTGCCAGCGTGCAGGCCGAGCCGATCTGTTGGCATTAACGTCCTACGCCTACGCTAAGAAGGCCGCCACTTCGTTCCAGGATGCCAAGAGGCTGTTCTTCCTGGCGCTGAGCCAACAAGGATACGGCGCCTGGATCGGGAAGCCCTTGGAAGAAAAGAGTTTCGAGGGAGAAGCCAGAAGCGCTGATCTAAGGGGAGGAAGCGGGGACGGACAGGAGCCGGGCCCTCCAGGTTGCGCTGTTGACCCCAATAGCTGCATGAGCTCAAATAACGACAACTTTACCTCTGCAGCACAGGGCTTTTAG